One Paenibacillus sp. FSL W8-0186 genomic window carries:
- a CDS encoding glycosyltransferase family 2 protein: MIVKDEEKFLPECLDSVCGIVDEIIIVDTGSRDRTKEIAQKYTSKIYDFPWCDDFSAARNYSFEQATQEYIMWLDADDILLPEDQEKLKKLKESLSPKREVVMMDYCLSFDSAGIPLVLSRRHRLVRRDKKLKWIGIVHEYIDVAGAEVCFANVAVAHRRQGSHAERNLRIIDKWIASGGQLEGRLLLHYGSELADISRLEEAVVHLNRFLLQPGNALSDCVLACIKLADCYENLGLKEKKLETLLRSFQYDSPQSEVCCAIGGCFEERGQWETAIYWYRQALQTAEEFVLGFMENRSFRTWLPHCRLCICYAKLGNLEKADWHNEHALQYLPQDPQLLANRSKFNNLLRPQA; this comes from the coding sequence ATGATCGTCAAAGATGAAGAAAAATTTCTGCCGGAATGCTTAGATTCAGTATGCGGCATTGTTGATGAAATTATTATCGTGGACACCGGCTCACGAGACAGAACTAAAGAGATTGCCCAAAAGTATACTTCAAAAATTTATGATTTTCCTTGGTGCGATGATTTCTCTGCTGCAAGAAATTACTCATTCGAGCAGGCAACCCAGGAGTATATTATGTGGCTGGATGCGGACGACATTTTATTGCCAGAAGATCAAGAGAAATTGAAGAAGCTTAAGGAGAGTTTGTCTCCAAAAAGAGAAGTCGTAATGATGGATTACTGTTTGTCCTTTGATTCTGCGGGAATTCCTCTCGTCTTATCCCGCAGGCATCGCCTTGTCCGAAGGGACAAAAAATTGAAATGGATCGGAATAGTCCATGAATATATCGACGTTGCAGGAGCGGAGGTTTGTTTTGCCAATGTCGCCGTAGCCCACCGGAGGCAGGGCTCGCATGCAGAACGCAATTTACGGATTATTGATAAATGGATTGCTTCTGGCGGCCAGCTGGAAGGGCGGCTGTTGTTGCATTACGGGAGCGAGCTGGCAGATATAAGCCGATTGGAGGAAGCGGTGGTTCATTTGAATCGATTCCTGCTGCAGCCTGGAAATGCCCTGAGCGATTGTGTACTGGCATGCATCAAATTGGCGGACTGCTACGAAAACCTGGGGTTGAAGGAGAAAAAGCTGGAGACACTTCTTCGTTCCTTTCAATACGATTCGCCGCAGAGTGAAGTTTGCTGTGCGATCGGTGGATGCTTCGAAGAACGAGGACAATGGGAGACAGCGATCTACTGGTATCGTCAGGCTCTCCAAACCGCAGAGGAATTTGTACTTGGGTTTATGGAGAATCGCAGCTTTCGCACCTGGCTTCCCCACTGCCGGCTTTGTATCTGTTATGCAAAACTAGGGAACCTGGAGAAGGCCGATTGGCATAATGAACATGCGCTCCAGTATTTGCCGCAGGATCCGCAGCTCCTAGCCAACCGATCCAAATTCAATAATCTACTTCGGCCTCAAGCTTAG
- a CDS encoding glycosyltransferase — translation MMKVLFTFYVPSGGVETLNRLRCEALREVAIKGHLLYTSTGSGLQNISDIPTFISPTDPELFKILQMFQYDAIIATSDYLMPQRIRKLKYTGPILFEAQGFGTMTAAKNTLNEGASILQANCQGVLMPPTPHLLQLIDEFCPSLSKFTFPNPLDTVKFCYQSGEVPSKPVIAWIGRLEINKNWGLFLEIAKSLFELKHNLEFWVFLDDMLSPEETLQLFWQKVHSYGLHDHIKVHANAPHAAMPGYLSQVGDSGGFLLSTSVLEGFGYAVAEAIACRCPVLSTDSEGVRFFIRHNETGKFFDRDNEDDAVQQALELMENLQLREHIRNQGAEYVLNFMSPQQYAADFRNMLLNLKAKQG, via the coding sequence ATGATGAAGGTTCTGTTTACGTTTTATGTTCCCAGCGGAGGCGTGGAAACGTTAAATCGCCTGCGATGCGAAGCGCTTCGGGAAGTGGCCATCAAGGGACATCTTCTATATACAAGCACAGGTTCTGGTCTGCAGAACATCTCGGACATCCCAACTTTTATCTCCCCAACAGACCCTGAATTATTCAAAATACTTCAAATGTTTCAATACGATGCCATTATTGCCACTTCCGATTACCTTATGCCGCAAAGAATCCGCAAACTTAAATATACTGGCCCCATATTATTCGAAGCACAAGGGTTCGGAACAATGACAGCAGCCAAAAATACGCTAAACGAAGGAGCATCCATACTCCAGGCTAACTGTCAAGGAGTACTTATGCCCCCTACCCCGCATCTTCTTCAGTTAATTGACGAGTTTTGCCCCTCCCTCTCAAAATTTACTTTTCCTAACCCGCTTGATACTGTTAAATTTTGCTACCAGTCTGGAGAAGTTCCTTCAAAGCCTGTTATTGCATGGATTGGACGTCTCGAAATCAATAAAAACTGGGGCTTATTCCTGGAAATCGCCAAATCTCTGTTTGAGCTTAAACACAACTTGGAGTTCTGGGTATTTTTAGACGATATGCTCAGCCCAGAGGAAACACTTCAATTATTTTGGCAGAAGGTGCACTCTTATGGGCTACACGATCATATAAAAGTTCATGCGAATGCCCCACATGCCGCAATGCCGGGTTATTTATCTCAGGTGGGGGACTCTGGCGGCTTTCTCCTCTCCACCTCCGTACTTGAAGGATTCGGCTATGCCGTTGCAGAAGCGATCGCGTGCCGTTGTCCCGTGCTCAGCACGGATTCGGAAGGAGTGCGTTTTTTTATTCGGCATAACGAAACCGGCAAATTTTTTGATCGAGACAATGAAGATGACGCGGTGCAGCAAGCACTAGAGCTCATGGAAAATTTACAGTTGCGTGAGCATATCCGGAATCAAGGAGCCGAATATGTATTGAACTTCATGTCTCCGCAGCAATACGCCGCAGACTTCCGCAACATGCTGCTAAATTTAAAAGCGAAGCAGGGCTGA